Proteins encoded by one window of Micromonospora coxensis:
- a CDS encoding ABC transporter substrate-binding protein → MTDSTVLTRRGVLSAAAGALLLGGCAPAGTQDDTEPDGTASPGGPELLIGVSLELTGRGAALGVPQERALQISVEDINVERVQVGNLRRRVRLLVRDNRGDARLAATQTTDLIRNDRVHALLGTTLPETAMAVAGVAQRLRTPFVSLAHGDGIVLPLAQRTYIYKLTPDAVDVARRLAQLARSQGLERVAVLAADGLHGDAGVRALTAALRAVGVELDRTVRLPRGGADFADAAEETVADEPDGVFLWAAAPDAGGAARALRRAGWRGPLFLDAAAVTEETLEGSNATAVEGAYAVHPACLGGSTLTNTTTAALARRDFVFRYIQQHGGFSGFAPYASDGLHLIADAARLSTSVDRGRIRAFLQTLVTDGMVGPYAFTPIRHSGLERDSLGVYTVSRGSWVRIS, encoded by the coding sequence ATGACCGACTCCACCGTGCTCACCCGCCGGGGTGTGCTCAGCGCGGCGGCCGGGGCCCTGCTGCTCGGCGGTTGCGCGCCGGCCGGCACGCAGGACGACACGGAGCCGGACGGCACCGCCTCCCCGGGCGGCCCGGAGCTGCTGATCGGGGTCAGCCTGGAGCTGACCGGCCGGGGCGCCGCCCTCGGTGTGCCCCAGGAACGGGCCCTGCAGATCAGCGTGGAGGACATCAACGTCGAACGCGTCCAGGTGGGCAACCTGCGTCGGCGCGTACGGCTGCTGGTGCGGGACAACCGGGGCGACGCCCGGCTCGCCGCCACGCAGACCACCGACCTGATCCGCAACGATCGCGTGCACGCCCTGCTCGGCACCACGCTGCCCGAGACCGCCATGGCCGTGGCGGGGGTGGCGCAGCGGCTGCGCACCCCGTTCGTCTCGCTCGCCCACGGCGACGGGATCGTCCTGCCGCTGGCCCAGCGGACCTACATCTACAAGCTCACCCCGGACGCGGTCGACGTGGCCCGACGGCTGGCCCAGCTCGCCCGTTCACAGGGCCTGGAGCGGGTGGCGGTGCTGGCCGCCGACGGGCTGCACGGCGACGCCGGGGTCCGGGCCCTGACGGCCGCCCTGCGGGCCGTGGGGGTCGAGCTGGACCGGACGGTACGGCTCCCCCGAGGCGGCGCCGACTTCGCCGACGCGGCCGAGGAGACGGTGGCCGACGAGCCGGACGGCGTGTTCCTCTGGGCCGCCGCCCCGGACGCCGGGGGCGCCGCCCGGGCACTGCGTCGGGCCGGCTGGCGCGGGCCGCTGTTCCTCGACGCCGCGGCGGTGACCGAGGAGACCCTGGAGGGCAGCAACGCCACCGCCGTGGAGGGCGCGTACGCGGTGCATCCCGCCTGTCTGGGTGGCTCCACCCTCACCAACACCACCACGGCGGCGCTGGCCCGTCGGGACTTCGTGTTCCGCTACATCCAGCAGCACGGCGGGTTCAGCGGCTTCGCCCCGTACGCCTCGGACGGGCTCCACCTCATCGCGGACGCCGCCCGGCTGTCCACCAGCGTCGACCGTGGCCGGATCCGGGCGTTCCTGCAGACGCTGGTCACCGACGGCATGGTCGGCCCGTACGCCTTCACCCCGATCCGGCACAGCGGGCTGGAGCGCGACTCGCTGGGCGTCTACACGGTGTCCCGGGGCAGCTGGGTCCGGATCTCCTGA
- a CDS encoding transposase, which translates to MSREEDDAVALVRVYCGLASADPADRPASTGSALTSAVVDDAGRLLHVCEIGDDPAGYARLVALLVERSGGPSGAAIAADSDDHTVTSLLSAAGRPLAIADDDSVDDFAERFADDDSLEEMQSPPAERRAVGLARALQAGALSAVTLPAPRDLAGYKQVLAAHAALSSGRHSAAVALREVLRELYPAALRAYPDPAEPVSLAVLDALPEPGMLAGTTAQGREVSVAADAVAAHLAADGVAEAAEIDAAVTALRVAISETPRRATVNRALTSAVAETVRQAVAAVRACDAGCEALVGALGARVTPAPAPGRRAAARRGEAVGELPGAGSPSGLRPVRPAEPEAPLPTGRRSRPEPVSGGTVPASPRPLGPPPVAPSPVAPPPVAPQPVAPAASARPASAPPARTEPAMPLVRRGVDAPTNRPVSAPPPPPPGITPIAPAQRGAVPPAEAGEPFRPTLTTAAINSARAERQRTVIPPRPKPSGALSAPTGGFSATDLNVPVPTPRPEPEAAPPGSRANWPLVNNPDEPVDGPADKPAPSYGERAGRPADAPAEPGAQRRVTPPWLADDLPQEPPMLRLVEPPPLADRALRSGANPPTDPGLETPPLRLVDREEAGRAGRAPRGERPAPERRPDPVERRPAPMEHRPPPISDEGDGDLLIFAQARSAWFVGHGEEAESELDWSTTADTGWQAAEQAARPAVGAETSAGLPKRVPQANLVPGSPLRDERPLRIVRDAASLAENTTGYFRGWRRGQEIGGFAVGGRPGRESAGGWDFSRDPAERDDDREYEFRSAGYRS; encoded by the coding sequence GTGTCCCGGGAGGAGGACGACGCCGTGGCGCTCGTGCGCGTGTACTGCGGTCTGGCCTCGGCGGATCCGGCCGACCGACCGGCATCGACCGGTTCGGCGCTGACGTCCGCTGTGGTCGACGACGCAGGCCGTCTGCTGCATGTCTGCGAGATCGGTGACGACCCGGCGGGCTACGCCCGGCTGGTCGCGCTGCTCGTGGAGCGGTCGGGCGGGCCGAGCGGCGCGGCGATCGCGGCCGACAGCGACGACCACACGGTCACCTCGCTGCTCAGCGCCGCCGGGCGTCCACTCGCAATCGCCGACGACGACTCGGTCGACGACTTCGCCGAGCGGTTCGCCGACGACGACTCCCTGGAGGAGATGCAGTCCCCGCCGGCCGAGCGACGGGCGGTGGGCCTGGCCCGCGCCCTCCAGGCCGGCGCGCTCTCCGCGGTCACCCTCCCCGCTCCCCGCGACCTGGCCGGCTACAAGCAGGTCCTGGCGGCGCACGCCGCCCTGTCCAGCGGTCGGCACTCGGCCGCCGTGGCGCTGCGCGAGGTGCTGCGCGAGCTCTACCCGGCCGCCCTGCGGGCGTACCCGGACCCGGCCGAGCCGGTGTCGCTGGCCGTCCTGGACGCCCTGCCGGAACCCGGCATGCTGGCCGGCACGACGGCCCAGGGCCGGGAGGTCTCCGTCGCCGCCGACGCGGTGGCGGCCCACCTGGCCGCCGACGGCGTGGCCGAGGCCGCGGAGATCGACGCCGCGGTGACCGCGCTGCGGGTGGCCATCTCCGAGACGCCCCGCCGCGCCACCGTCAACCGGGCGCTCACCTCCGCCGTCGCCGAGACCGTCCGGCAGGCCGTCGCCGCCGTGCGGGCCTGCGACGCCGGCTGCGAGGCCCTGGTCGGCGCGCTCGGCGCCCGGGTCACCCCCGCCCCGGCACCCGGCCGCCGGGCCGCCGCCCGCCGCGGCGAGGCGGTCGGCGAACTGCCCGGCGCGGGCAGCCCGTCCGGGCTGCGTCCCGTCCGGCCCGCCGAGCCGGAGGCCCCCCTGCCCACCGGTCGGCGCAGCCGCCCCGAGCCGGTCTCCGGCGGTACCGTGCCGGCGTCGCCCCGGCCGCTGGGCCCGCCGCCGGTGGCCCCCAGCCCCGTCGCGCCGCCACCGGTCGCCCCGCAGCCGGTCGCCCCGGCCGCGTCCGCGCGGCCCGCCTCCGCCCCGCCGGCGCGGACCGAGCCCGCCATGCCGTTGGTGCGCCGTGGGGTGGACGCGCCCACCAACCGTCCGGTCTCCGCGCCGCCCCCGCCGCCGCCCGGCATCACGCCGATCGCGCCGGCGCAGCGCGGTGCCGTGCCGCCCGCCGAGGCCGGCGAGCCGTTCCGGCCCACCCTGACCACGGCGGCGATCAACAGCGCCCGCGCCGAGCGGCAGCGCACCGTGATCCCGCCCCGCCCGAAGCCCAGCGGCGCGCTCTCGGCACCCACCGGTGGCTTCAGCGCGACCGACCTGAACGTGCCGGTGCCGACCCCGCGCCCCGAGCCGGAGGCCGCGCCGCCCGGCTCCCGGGCCAACTGGCCACTGGTCAACAACCCGGACGAGCCGGTCGACGGTCCCGCCGACAAGCCGGCGCCGTCGTACGGCGAGCGGGCCGGCCGCCCGGCGGACGCCCCGGCCGAGCCGGGCGCCCAGCGACGGGTCACCCCGCCCTGGCTCGCCGACGACCTGCCGCAGGAGCCGCCGATGCTGCGGCTCGTGGAGCCGCCGCCGCTGGCCGACCGCGCGCTGCGCAGCGGCGCCAACCCGCCCACCGATCCGGGCCTGGAGACGCCGCCGCTGCGCCTGGTCGACCGCGAGGAGGCGGGCCGGGCCGGCCGCGCCCCCCGGGGCGAGCGGCCGGCGCCCGAGCGTCGTCCGGACCCGGTCGAGCGCCGGCCCGCGCCGATGGAGCACCGACCCCCGCCGATCTCGGACGAGGGGGACGGCGACCTGCTGATCTTCGCGCAGGCCAGGTCCGCCTGGTTCGTCGGGCACGGCGAGGAGGCCGAGTCCGAGCTGGACTGGTCGACCACCGCGGACACCGGTTGGCAGGCCGCCGAGCAGGCGGCCCGCCCGGCCGTCGGCGCGGAGACCTCCGCCGGCCTGCCCAAGCGGGTCCCGCAGGCCAACCTGGTGCCCGGCTCGCCGCTGCGCGACGAGCGTCCGCTGCGGATCGTCCGCGACGCGGCCAGCCTCGCCGAGAACACCACCGGCTACTTCCGCGGCTGGCGTCGCGGCCAGGAGATCGGCGGGTTCGCCGTGGGTGGGCGACCGGGTCGGGAGTCGGCCGGCGGCTGGGACTTCAGCCGCGACCCGGCCGAGCGCGACGACGATCGGGAGTACGAGTTCCGGTCCGCCGGCTACCGCTCCTGA
- a CDS encoding DNA primase, which produces MRNPTHTEVSVARQSPQRPDADEPELDATDGPVETAPERGTIDRALWDEVRIDPVEIALPAGTGFTLRAYRPARELTPTDVAERDSDDPFLARRQVVETEDEDEEVVILDEEFAALTAEEDEDEEKAARRKGAGDAADSTDDEDAEEQDEAGDEEVPLFLTHKGRLLLFKSPEALVSFVRSGAPHDMSQLDSWNELSERVEPADVVPLDEDTYELDLVVENLRGGHDTWDPALLIEAGEVARDVAYALRLPAVLDMLSAGSSLDDLDEALRASVNGGIGGFFGRRRLKKIGAQTASLGWRTIVGKISAVVDWRD; this is translated from the coding sequence GTGCGCAACCCGACGCACACGGAGGTCAGCGTGGCCCGCCAGTCGCCCCAACGGCCCGACGCCGACGAGCCCGAGCTCGACGCCACCGACGGTCCGGTCGAGACCGCGCCGGAGCGCGGCACGATCGACCGCGCCCTCTGGGACGAGGTGCGCATCGACCCGGTGGAGATCGCGCTGCCCGCCGGCACCGGCTTCACGCTGCGCGCGTACCGGCCGGCCCGGGAGCTGACCCCGACCGACGTCGCCGAGCGCGACTCCGACGACCCGTTCCTGGCCCGCCGTCAGGTCGTCGAGACCGAGGACGAGGACGAGGAGGTGGTGATCCTCGACGAGGAGTTCGCCGCCCTCACCGCCGAGGAGGACGAGGACGAGGAGAAGGCCGCGCGGCGCAAGGGTGCCGGCGACGCCGCCGACTCGACCGACGACGAGGACGCCGAGGAGCAGGACGAGGCCGGCGACGAGGAGGTGCCGCTCTTCCTGACCCACAAGGGCCGGCTGCTGCTCTTCAAGTCCCCCGAGGCGCTGGTCAGTTTCGTCCGCTCCGGCGCGCCCCACGACATGTCCCAACTGGACAGCTGGAATGAACTGTCCGAACGGGTGGAACCGGCCGACGTGGTGCCCCTCGACGAGGACACCTACGAGCTGGACCTCGTCGTGGAGAACCTGCGCGGCGGGCACGACACCTGGGACCCGGCGCTGCTGATCGAGGCCGGCGAGGTCGCCCGTGACGTGGCGTACGCGCTGCGGCTACCGGCCGTGCTGGACATGCTCTCCGCCGGGTCCAGCCTGGACGATCTGGACGAGGCGCTGCGCGCGTCTGTCAATGGTGGGATCGGAGGATTCTTCGGTCGGCGGCGGCTGAAGAAAATCGGGGCACAAACCGCGAGTTTGGGTTGGCGCACCATTGTCGGCAAGATCTCTGCCGTCGTGGACTGGCGCGACTGA
- a CDS encoding PadR family transcriptional regulator — MKAQSLHGHLDALLLAVLEQGALHGYAIIEALRARSDGSLDLPTGTIYPALRRLERAGHVASSWSTVNGRERRTYELTDSGRRALAGERQGWHEFSATVGRFLGPDTPPTPA, encoded by the coding sequence ATGAAGGCCCAGTCGCTGCACGGACACCTCGACGCGCTGCTGCTGGCGGTGCTGGAGCAGGGCGCGCTGCACGGTTACGCCATCATCGAGGCGCTGCGCGCCCGCAGCGACGGCAGCCTGGATCTGCCCACCGGCACGATCTACCCGGCGCTGCGGCGGCTGGAGCGGGCCGGTCACGTGGCCAGCTCGTGGAGCACCGTCAACGGGCGGGAGCGGCGCACGTACGAGCTCACCGACTCCGGTCGCCGGGCGTTGGCCGGGGAACGGCAGGGCTGGCACGAGTTCAGCGCCACCGTCGGCCGTTTCCTCGGCCCCGACACCCCGCCCACCCCCGCCTGA
- a CDS encoding permease prefix domain 1-containing protein, whose protein sequence is MRGCDDVVEERLRELAGRLRGPARAKTELIVELRDALSDAAEAYREGGLPATEAQRRAVAEFGTPAQLAPAYQAELAAGALRGLSLRALAVAMVLVAAGDLTWRGSSWSAGPPPPEGYLLLSASLNGIWLAVAGLALAGLVLGTRGARRGRAGVPASGRLLGLGLTGALTLGSLAGVALFAWSLGLWEAALTWPPMIVGAVLAGAAYVLLGRAAHTWLTTVR, encoded by the coding sequence ATGCGGGGGTGCGACGACGTGGTGGAGGAGCGACTGCGCGAGTTGGCCGGCCGGCTGCGCGGGCCAGCCCGGGCCAAGACCGAACTGATCGTCGAGCTGCGGGACGCGCTGAGCGACGCCGCCGAGGCGTACCGGGAGGGTGGGCTGCCGGCGACGGAGGCGCAGCGCCGGGCGGTGGCCGAGTTCGGCACCCCGGCGCAGCTCGCCCCCGCCTACCAGGCGGAGCTGGCGGCGGGGGCGCTGCGCGGGCTGTCGCTGCGGGCACTCGCGGTGGCGATGGTCCTGGTCGCCGCGGGCGACCTCACCTGGCGGGGGTCGAGTTGGAGCGCCGGCCCACCGCCGCCCGAGGGCTACCTGCTCCTCTCCGCGTCGTTGAACGGGATCTGGCTGGCCGTCGCCGGTCTCGCCCTGGCCGGGTTGGTGCTCGGGACGCGGGGAGCCCGCCGGGGCCGGGCCGGTGTCCCCGCGTCGGGCCGGCTGCTCGGGCTGGGGCTCACCGGCGCGCTCACGCTCGGCTCGCTCGCCGGGGTCGCCCTGTTCGCCTGGTCGCTGGGGCTCTGGGAGGCCGCGCTGACCTGGCCGCCGATGATCGTCGGAGCAGTGCTGGCCGGCGCCGCCTACGTCCTCCTGGGCCGAGCCGCCCACACCTGGCTGACCACCGTCCGTTGA
- the cydD gene encoding thiol reductant ABC exporter subunit CydD, translating to MNRRPFDPRLLRRVPAARRDLAVLAVLGGVTALLVVGQATALATVLATAFGGRLDTVALAAFVAAVGARALVTWAQGTVAARAAATVKATLRADLLAAVGRHGPGWVAGQRAGRLATLTGRGLDALDAYFTGYLPQLVLSVTVPVAVLARLVFADWGSALIVALTIPLIPVFGALLGWQAQAATERQWRRLSLLGGHFLDMVAGLPTLRAFGRARAQTDVVRRMADGHRVATMKTLRIAFLSALVLELVATLSVALVAVPVGIRLLGGGITLSTALLVLLLTPEAYLPLRAAGSRFHASMEGLAALDEALTVTAAPAAAAPAAPAAAPAAAPAAAPGGHAEIRFENVTVEYERTTALRNVTLTVRPGERIAVVGPSGAGKSTLLGLLLGFVRPTAGRVTVDGVDLAGVDPDAWRRQVAWVPQRAHLFAASLADNIRLGAPDTSDAALATAVADAALDDVVAALPDGLATTLGERGHGLSSGQRQRVALARAFLRDAPLVLLDEPTARLDTASEAVVLAATRRLVAGRTALLVAHRPALLDDADRILRVEDGRVTELTRAPAGEATR from the coding sequence GTGAACCGCCGTCCCTTCGACCCGCGTCTGCTGCGCCGGGTCCCCGCGGCCCGGCGCGACCTCGCCGTGCTCGCGGTCCTCGGCGGGGTCACGGCGCTGCTGGTCGTGGGGCAGGCCACCGCCCTGGCCACGGTGCTGGCCACCGCGTTCGGCGGCCGGCTCGACACCGTCGCGCTGGCCGCCTTCGTCGCCGCCGTCGGCGCCCGCGCGCTGGTCACCTGGGCGCAGGGCACCGTGGCGGCCCGGGCCGCGGCCACCGTGAAGGCGACCCTGCGCGCGGACCTGCTCGCCGCCGTCGGCCGACACGGGCCCGGCTGGGTCGCCGGCCAGCGGGCCGGCCGGCTCGCCACCCTCACCGGGCGCGGCCTGGACGCGCTCGACGCCTACTTCACCGGCTACCTCCCCCAGCTCGTGCTGAGCGTGACCGTGCCGGTGGCCGTGCTGGCCCGGCTGGTCTTCGCCGACTGGGGCTCGGCGCTGATCGTCGCGCTGACCATCCCGCTGATCCCGGTCTTCGGCGCGCTGCTCGGCTGGCAGGCGCAGGCCGCCACCGAACGGCAGTGGCGGCGGCTGTCGCTGCTCGGCGGGCACTTCCTCGACATGGTCGCCGGGCTGCCCACGCTGCGCGCCTTCGGCCGGGCCCGGGCCCAGACCGACGTGGTGCGTCGGATGGCCGACGGCCACCGGGTCGCCACCATGAAGACGCTGCGCATCGCCTTCCTCTCCGCGCTGGTGCTGGAACTGGTCGCCACCCTCTCGGTGGCGCTGGTCGCGGTGCCGGTCGGCATCCGGCTGCTCGGCGGCGGGATCACCCTCTCCACCGCGCTGCTGGTGCTGCTGCTCACGCCGGAGGCGTACCTGCCGCTGCGGGCGGCCGGCAGCCGGTTCCACGCCAGCATGGAGGGGTTGGCCGCGCTGGACGAGGCGCTCACCGTCACCGCCGCCCCGGCCGCCGCCGCCCCGGCCGCCCCGGCCGCCGCCCCGGCCGCCGCGCCCGCCGCCGCCCCGGGCGGACACGCCGAGATCCGCTTCGAGAACGTCACCGTCGAGTACGAGCGGACGACCGCGCTGCGGAACGTCACGCTGACCGTCCGGCCCGGCGAACGGATCGCCGTCGTCGGCCCCAGCGGCGCCGGCAAGAGCACCCTGCTCGGCCTGCTGCTCGGCTTCGTCCGCCCGACCGCCGGCCGGGTCACCGTGGACGGTGTCGACCTGGCCGGGGTGGACCCGGACGCCTGGCGGCGGCAGGTCGCCTGGGTCCCGCAGCGGGCCCACCTCTTCGCCGCCTCGCTGGCCGACAACATCCGCCTCGGCGCCCCCGACACCTCCGACGCGGCGCTCGCCACGGCGGTCGCCGACGCGGCGCTGGACGACGTCGTCGCGGCCCTGCCCGACGGGCTGGCCACCACGCTGGGCGAGCGCGGGCACGGGCTGTCCAGCGGGCAGCGGCAGCGGGTGGCGCTGGCCCGGGCCTTCCTCCGGGACGCCCCGCTGGTGCTCCTCGACGAGCCCACCGCCCGGCTCGACACGGCCAGCGAGGCGGTGGTGCTCGCGGCGACCCGGCGACTGGTCGCGGGGCGGACCGCGCTGCTGGTCGCCCACCGGCCCGCGCTGCTGGACGACGCCGACCGGATCCTGCGCGTGGAGGACGGGCGGGTCACCGAGCTGACCCGGGCGCCGGCCGGGGAGGCGACCCGATGA
- a CDS encoding cytochrome d ubiquinol oxidase subunit II: protein MELAWYALLGLFFASYLVLGGYDYGVGLLLARGGPATRRAGLTALGPFFLGNEVWLVAFVGILFGAFPTLEGELLSGFYPVVVGALVGVILVTVGVQLRSRPRSAAARAGWDRVVVVGSALAAFGWGGLLGGLLQGVPLHADGHVAGVTHLATPFAAATGLAMLALVAAHGATFLTLRLPAADAAALGRLAGRLVPVAVVAVVAATALGLLSDRVRATVQQPTAAVLLPSALVTALLVARAALARRRPGVAFAATGAALALPVALVGATLWPAVLVSTVDPAATLTVAEAAASGPTLRLLGWLTIPLLPALLGFQAMCWWVFRGRTDGRAPVYW, encoded by the coding sequence GTGGAACTCGCCTGGTACGCCCTGCTCGGCCTCTTCTTCGCCAGCTACCTCGTCCTCGGTGGCTACGACTACGGCGTCGGGCTGCTGCTCGCCCGGGGCGGCCCGGCCACCCGCCGCGCCGGCCTCACCGCGCTCGGCCCGTTCTTCCTCGGCAACGAGGTGTGGCTGGTGGCCTTCGTCGGCATCCTCTTCGGCGCGTTCCCCACCCTCGAAGGGGAACTGCTCTCCGGCTTCTACCCGGTCGTGGTCGGCGCGCTGGTCGGGGTGATCCTGGTGACCGTCGGCGTGCAGCTGCGCAGCCGGCCCCGCAGCGCCGCCGCCCGCGCCGGGTGGGACCGGGTGGTGGTGGTCGGCAGCGCGCTCGCCGCGTTCGGCTGGGGCGGGCTGCTCGGCGGGCTGTTGCAGGGCGTACCCCTGCACGCCGACGGCCACGTCGCCGGAGTGACCCACCTGGCCACCCCGTTCGCCGCCGCCACCGGGCTCGCGATGCTCGCCCTGGTCGCGGCGCACGGTGCGACCTTCCTCACGCTGCGGCTGCCGGCCGCCGACGCCGCCGCCCTCGGCCGGCTGGCCGGACGGCTCGTCCCGGTGGCGGTCGTCGCGGTCGTCGCCGCCACCGCCCTGGGCCTGCTCTCCGACCGGGTACGCGCCACCGTGCAGCAGCCGACGGCCGCCGTACTGCTGCCGTCGGCGCTGGTCACGGCGCTGCTGGTGGCCCGCGCGGCGCTCGCCCGGCGGCGGCCCGGGGTGGCCTTCGCCGCCACCGGGGCGGCGCTGGCGCTGCCGGTGGCGCTGGTCGGGGCGACGCTCTGGCCCGCCGTGCTGGTCTCCACGGTCGACCCGGCAGCCACCCTGACCGTGGCCGAGGCGGCGGCGAGCGGGCCGACGCTGCGGCTGCTGGGCTGGCTCACGATTCCGCTCCTGCCGGCCCTACTAGGCTTTCAGGCGATGTGCTGGTGGGTTTTCCGGGGACGGACCGACGGCAGGGCACCGGTGTACTGGTGA
- a CDS encoding cytochrome ubiquinol oxidase subunit I: protein MDTLLLARLQFATTTSIHFLFVVVTLGLVTLLVGMQTAWFLTGNPKWERLTRFWGQLYVINYVLGIATGIVMEFQFGLNWSGLSRYVGNVFGAPLAIETLVAFFLESTFLGMWIFGWHRLRRGVHLALLWGVALTAYASAFWIMVANAWLQNPVGYEVRDGIAHLTDFGALLTNPTFGMAFGHVVAAALLTGGILMAAVSAWHLLRRTPDFALFRTSLRLGLVTAAGAVTLVQGFGFAQFGPIGQVQPTKFGGSPAADALVAEWTARFGPGDYTPPALASVGLGFMILIGFTLGAVWLLLPLLWRDWIIRLRFPLWLTMLALPLPFVAVILGWIAREVGRQPWVAYGLLPTEQAVSRVDPGLMLASLIGFSLLLGALAVTNWTLLARHAARGAADPALGRPPGTPDDEPRPAPAFA, encoded by the coding sequence ATGGACACCCTGCTCCTCGCGCGCCTGCAGTTCGCCACCACCACCTCGATCCACTTCCTCTTCGTGGTGGTCACCCTCGGCCTGGTCACCCTGCTGGTCGGCATGCAGACCGCCTGGTTCCTCACCGGCAACCCGAAGTGGGAGCGGCTGACCCGCTTCTGGGGGCAGCTCTACGTGATCAACTACGTGCTTGGCATCGCCACCGGCATCGTCATGGAGTTCCAGTTCGGGCTGAACTGGAGCGGGCTGTCGCGCTACGTCGGCAACGTCTTCGGCGCACCCCTGGCGATCGAGACGCTCGTGGCGTTCTTCCTGGAGTCGACGTTCCTCGGCATGTGGATCTTCGGCTGGCACCGGCTGCGCCGGGGGGTGCACCTCGCGCTGCTCTGGGGGGTCGCGCTCACCGCGTACGCCTCGGCCTTCTGGATCATGGTGGCGAACGCCTGGCTGCAGAACCCGGTCGGATACGAGGTGCGCGACGGCATCGCCCACCTCACCGACTTCGGCGCGCTGCTCACCAACCCCACCTTCGGCATGGCGTTCGGGCACGTCGTCGCCGCCGCGCTGCTCACCGGCGGGATCCTGATGGCCGCCGTCAGCGCCTGGCACCTGCTGCGGCGGACCCCCGACTTCGCGCTGTTCCGCACCTCGCTGCGGCTCGGCCTGGTCACCGCGGCCGGCGCGGTGACCCTGGTGCAGGGCTTCGGCTTCGCCCAGTTCGGCCCGATCGGGCAGGTGCAGCCCACCAAGTTCGGCGGCAGTCCGGCCGCCGACGCGCTGGTCGCCGAGTGGACCGCCCGGTTCGGCCCCGGTGACTACACCCCACCGGCGCTCGCCAGCGTCGGGCTCGGCTTCATGATCCTGATCGGCTTCACCCTCGGCGCCGTCTGGCTGCTGCTGCCGCTGCTCTGGCGGGACTGGATCATCCGGCTGCGCTTCCCGCTCTGGCTGACCATGCTCGCCCTGCCACTGCCGTTCGTCGCGGTGATCCTCGGCTGGATCGCCCGCGAGGTCGGCCGCCAGCCCTGGGTGGCGTACGGGCTGCTCCCCACCGAGCAGGCCGTCTCCAGGGTCGACCCCGGGCTCATGCTCGCCTCGCTGATCGGGTTCAGCCTGCTGCTCGGCGCGCTCGCGGTCACCAACTGGACGCTGCTCGCCCGGCACGCCGCCCGGGGCGCCGCCGACCCCGCGCTCGGCCGGCCGCCCGGCACCCCGGACGACGAGCCCCGCCCCGCGCCCGCCTTCGCCTGA
- a CDS encoding M56 family metallopeptidase, protein MAFAVHFAASMLACYLTAQVLAASTWTWRAPRVAIVCWQAVGLAVGLSAMGLPMALGLAAYDLPTGSALLALAADLGHGTLPAGVGAVHLGLVGVGFGIGAVLLTTTVRSVQATVRAQRRHRDLLTLVARRDPTVPGALVLDHPSAAAYCLPGVRPRVVVSAGTLDLLDRAELAAVLTHERAHAQERHDLVLLPFTALRRALPWFRWVRDAHERVALLVEMRADDKARELHAEAPLAGALRRFAACGDRITPAGALGMGDTDLDVRVQRLMVADRPPRVIGATALAVAATLVALPVSLFLS, encoded by the coding sequence GTGGCCTTCGCCGTGCACTTCGCCGCGTCGATGCTGGCCTGCTACCTGACCGCGCAGGTCCTGGCCGCGTCCACCTGGACGTGGCGGGCCCCGCGGGTCGCGATCGTCTGCTGGCAGGCGGTCGGGCTGGCGGTCGGCCTCTCCGCGATGGGCCTGCCGATGGCGCTCGGCCTGGCCGCGTACGACCTGCCGACCGGCAGCGCCCTGCTCGCCCTCGCCGCCGACCTGGGCCACGGCACCCTCCCGGCCGGCGTGGGGGCCGTGCACCTGGGCCTGGTCGGTGTCGGCTTCGGCATCGGCGCGGTGCTGCTCACCACGACCGTCCGCAGCGTCCAGGCCACCGTCCGCGCCCAGCGCCGGCACCGGGACCTGCTCACCCTGGTCGCCCGCCGGGACCCCACGGTGCCGGGCGCGCTGGTGCTGGACCACCCGAGCGCCGCGGCGTACTGCCTGCCCGGGGTGCGGCCCCGGGTGGTGGTCAGCGCCGGCACGCTCGACCTGCTGGACCGGGCCGAGCTGGCGGCGGTGCTCACCCACGAGCGGGCGCACGCGCAGGAGCGGCACGACCTGGTGCTGCTGCCGTTCACCGCGCTCCGCCGCGCGCTGCCCTGGTTCCGCTGGGTACGCGACGCGCACGAGCGGGTCGCCCTGCTGGTCGAGATGCGGGCCGACGACAAGGCCCGGGAGCTGCACGCCGAGGCCCCGCTGGCGGGGGCGCTGCGCCGCTTCGCCGCCTGCGGCGACCGGATCACCCCGGCGGGCGCGCTCGGCATGGGCGACACCGATCTGGACGTGCGGGTGCAGCGGCTGATGGTCGCCGACCGGCCGCCCCGGGTCATCGGGGCCACCGCGCTGGCCGTCGCGGCCACCCTGGTCGCCCTGCCGGTCTCGCTCTTCCTGAGCTGA